From Anas acuta unplaced genomic scaffold, bAnaAcu1.1 SCAFFOLD_223, whole genome shotgun sequence, a single genomic window includes:
- the STX5 gene encoding syntaxin-5 isoform X1, with product MNARRRHGSRNTEQGVYLGPPQTQAVPPQPPPPLPPPVADVMSCRDRTQEFLSACKSLQGRQQNGLQPSRAAAGAARQRSDFSLMAKRIGKDLSNTFAKLEKLTILAKRKSLFDDKAVEIEELTYIIKQDIGSLNKQIAQLQDLVRARGSQSGRHVQTHSNTVVVSLQSKLASMSNDFKSVLEVRTENLKQQRSRREHFSRAPVSALPLAASNLGGSAMLQDEPQRTADVAIEMDARTSQQLQLIDEQDSYIQSRADTMQNIESTIVELGSIFQQLAHMVKEQEETIQRIDASVEDAQLNVEAAHGEILKYFQSVTSNRWLLVKIFLILIVFFIVFVVFLA from the exons ATGAACGCGCGGCGCCGCCACGGCTCGAGGAACACGGAGCAGGGCGTTTACCTGGGGCCCCCCCAGACGCAGGCCGtgccccctcagcccccgccccccctgccccccccggTCGCCGACGTCATGTCGTGTCGCGACAGGACCCAGGAGTTCCTGTCCGCCTGCAAGTCGCTGCAGGGCCGGCAG CAGAATGGGCTCCAGCCCAGCAGAGCGGCAGCGGGGGCCGCCCGGCAGCGCAGCGACTTCAGCCTCATGGCCAA gcgcATCGGGAAGGATCTCAGCAACACCTTCGCCAAGCTGGAGAAGCTGACCATTT TGGCCAAGAGGAAATCCCTCTTCGATGACAAGGCGGTGGAGATCGAGGAGCTCACCTACATCATCAAGCAG GATATCGGCAGCCTGAACAAGCAGATcgcccagctgcaggacctggTGCGGGCGCGGGGCAGCCAGAGCGGGCGCCACGTCCAGACGCACTCCAACACTGTCGTGGTGTCCCTGCAG tcCAAGCTGGCCTCCATGTCCAACGACTTCAAATCGGTGCTGGAGGTGCGGACGGAG AACCTGAAGCAGCAGCGGAGCCGCCGCGAGCACTTCTCCCGTGCCCCTGTCTCTGCCTTGCCCCTGGCCGCCAGCAATTTGG GGGGCTCGGCGATGCTCCAGGATGAGCCGCAGCGCACCGCTGACGTCGCCATCGAGATGGATGCGCGGAcgagccagcagctgcagctgatcGACGAGCAG gATTCCTACATCCAGAGCCGGGCGGACACGATGCAGAACATCGAGTCCACCATCGTGGAGTTGGGCTCCATCTTCCAGCAGCTGGCGCACATGgtgaaggagcaggaggagacgatccagag GATCGATGCCAGCGTGGAGGACGCGCAGCTGAACGTGGAGGCGGCACACGGGGAGATCCTCAAGTACTTCCAGTCGGTCACCTCCAACCGCTGGCTGCTGGTCAAGatcttcctcatcctcatcGTCTTCTTCATCGTCTTCGTCGTCTTCCTCGCctga
- the STX5 gene encoding syntaxin-5 isoform X2 gives MNARRRHGSRNTEQGVYLGPPQTQAVPPQPPPPLPPPVADVMSCRDRTQEFLSACKSLQGRQNGLQPSRAAAGAARQRSDFSLMAKRIGKDLSNTFAKLEKLTILAKRKSLFDDKAVEIEELTYIIKQDIGSLNKQIAQLQDLVRARGSQSGRHVQTHSNTVVVSLQSKLASMSNDFKSVLEVRTENLKQQRSRREHFSRAPVSALPLAASNLGGSAMLQDEPQRTADVAIEMDARTSQQLQLIDEQDSYIQSRADTMQNIESTIVELGSIFQQLAHMVKEQEETIQRIDASVEDAQLNVEAAHGEILKYFQSVTSNRWLLVKIFLILIVFFIVFVVFLA, from the exons ATGAACGCGCGGCGCCGCCACGGCTCGAGGAACACGGAGCAGGGCGTTTACCTGGGGCCCCCCCAGACGCAGGCCGtgccccctcagcccccgccccccctgccccccccggTCGCCGACGTCATGTCGTGTCGCGACAGGACCCAGGAGTTCCTGTCCGCCTGCAAGTCGCTGCAGGGCCGGCAG AATGGGCTCCAGCCCAGCAGAGCGGCAGCGGGGGCCGCCCGGCAGCGCAGCGACTTCAGCCTCATGGCCAA gcgcATCGGGAAGGATCTCAGCAACACCTTCGCCAAGCTGGAGAAGCTGACCATTT TGGCCAAGAGGAAATCCCTCTTCGATGACAAGGCGGTGGAGATCGAGGAGCTCACCTACATCATCAAGCAG GATATCGGCAGCCTGAACAAGCAGATcgcccagctgcaggacctggTGCGGGCGCGGGGCAGCCAGAGCGGGCGCCACGTCCAGACGCACTCCAACACTGTCGTGGTGTCCCTGCAG tcCAAGCTGGCCTCCATGTCCAACGACTTCAAATCGGTGCTGGAGGTGCGGACGGAG AACCTGAAGCAGCAGCGGAGCCGCCGCGAGCACTTCTCCCGTGCCCCTGTCTCTGCCTTGCCCCTGGCCGCCAGCAATTTGG GGGGCTCGGCGATGCTCCAGGATGAGCCGCAGCGCACCGCTGACGTCGCCATCGAGATGGATGCGCGGAcgagccagcagctgcagctgatcGACGAGCAG gATTCCTACATCCAGAGCCGGGCGGACACGATGCAGAACATCGAGTCCACCATCGTGGAGTTGGGCTCCATCTTCCAGCAGCTGGCGCACATGgtgaaggagcaggaggagacgatccagag GATCGATGCCAGCGTGGAGGACGCGCAGCTGAACGTGGAGGCGGCACACGGGGAGATCCTCAAGTACTTCCAGTCGGTCACCTCCAACCGCTGGCTGCTGGTCAAGatcttcctcatcctcatcGTCTTCTTCATCGTCTTCGTCGTCTTCCTCGCctga